Within Staphylococcus sp. NRL 16/872, the genomic segment TAATCGTTGAATTAGTATTATCATAAATAATTTTATTAGCAACTCTACCAGTTGTAAAACCACTCGTTTGAGAAATTTGTGGTGCTTTTGAATTAAGTGTAGGCGTAATCGTTGTAACTTGAATACTTTCTGCAGCGATAGCACCATCATTATCCGTCCACGTATGCGTTAAATAAACTGGTTTATCATTGGAAAATCCAAGACTGCTCAGTGTTTGTGAATTTTTCAAAGTAATCAAGACATCTTGATTTGTTATTGAACCAATTAAACCACTTTTAACTGTAGCACCTGTAATAGGCGCACTCCAGTTTTGACCATTGTTAGTCGATGTCATATTAACTCCATTTAAAGTAATAGACTGGATTTGGTTAAAGAAATTACTTTGAGAGAATGAAAGATTAACTTTACCCCCATTCACGAAGTTGGATTGGTACGCTAGCCATTTTGATAAATTCAACTTAATAACATTTGTATCTGCATTTTGCATCTGGTTAATTCCTGCATGTCGCAAATCAGTATTTGCTTTAACTGTTGTAGCATTATACCCTAAATCTTGAAGTAAATACGCATATTTAGGATCTGTCGGTATTTGATATTTAATGACTTTTCCATCTTTGACTGCCACTAAAGTTCTAAATTTCAATCTGCTATTTCTTACAGTTGAAGTTGTTGCTTGAGTATTAACTGTTGTTGTGGAATCATTGTTGTTTAATGGTATTGGGCTATTATTCTCTGCTGTTGTTACAACTGGTTTGTCCTCACTCGAAGACGTACTACTTAGTTCTTGAGTTATAGATGGGCCGTCTACATTTTTGGAATCGCTTAATTCTGTTGATTTATTATCACTAGTTGATTTGTCAGAATCTTGGGATGATTTATCTGAATCTTGTGTTGATTTGTCAGAATCTTTTTTGGAGGATGTACTTTCTACAGTACTGTCTTTAGAGGATTGCTTATCTGAAGTTTTATTTGTACTTGATGTATCGTCATTCTCACTTGTGTTTGTATCTTTATTCTTTGTATCCGTAGCATCTTCTTTTGTTTTTTCTGATGTTTTATCAGTTTTTTCATCAGTATTTGTTGATGATGAGTCATCTTTTGTTGAGTCACTAGTATCTTTAGTTGACTCACTAGTATCTTTGCTTGAGTCGCTAGTACCCTTGTCTTCTACTGGCTCTTCTTTCGCTTTTTCATTACTAGCGCTTTCTGTATTATCCGTATTTGAAGTTGTCGCTTCTTTAGTTTGCTTTGTTTGATTTGAAGTTTGATCTATCTCTTCATTTGAAGTTGTTTCACTTTGTTTTTGACTATCTTGTGTTGTACTTGTATCTTGTGTAGAGCTTTCTTCACTATCAGATGCAGTATTATTTGAGGCTTCATTACTAGGCGTAGCAACGCTTTTTTTTCTTCAGAAGTATTTTCTACTGATGAAACGGCAGTTTTATTTTCAGTAGTCTGATTAGACGTATTATCAGGTTGTTCTTCTGTTACATTGCTCTCAGTTTGGCCACTATTCGTAAGTTCATTAATATCAACGGCTTCTGATTTATCCTTATTTGTATCGCTTTGCGTAGTTATTTTATCTAATTCATCAGCTCGTGCAACATTCCCTGCACCAAAAACTAATGTTGCACCAATAAGTAAAGAAGCTGTACCAACAGAAAATTTTCTGATAGCATACTTATTTAATATATTGGGCAAAAATCCTTGTCTATTTTTCATTCACATTCTCACTCCATACACACATTTAGTATAATCTTAATATCGATTTAGATGCATTATATAAAATTTATTATCAATCTGCAACTATCGAAACTTCCAATAATTAAATAAAAAATATATCTTATTTAATAATGATATTTAACATATAATTTTGTCCCAAATTGTATAAAATTTTTGCAGATAAAAATGTTGGTGTACTAAATGATTCTATTATTATAGTTCGAAAAATATAATAGCCTCAATATCATACTTATTAGTATGGTACATTGAGACTATGCGTTAATTATTATGGAATTCAAACTAGTTTCTTCTATTATATATGCGTTTTTCTGTATAATTACTTTTTTATTTTAAATGTTCATAAGGGCTATTATTCACAAATGATACAATTTGATCGACAAATAATTTTGCGCGTAATTGGAATTGATCGTCATCTAAGTATAATGTACCGTCATCTAATTTGCCATAATCAGAGTCATGTGTGGCAATTTGTGTAGGTACAGCGATACCTAATAAGCTTCTTACGATAACGCGTAAGTGTGATAATGGTTCAGAACTTACAATACCACCACTATTGCCGATTAAGCCAACTGGTTTCATTTTAAAATAATCCATATTGACGTGGTCTAACGCATTTTTCAAAATACCAGAATATGAACCATGGTAGTTTGGTGTACCAAGAATTAAGAAATCCGCTTTCATTGTCTTCTCTTGGAACTCTTTCGTATTGGCTTTGATTTCATCAACTGAAGGAGTCGTACCTGAGAAATCTAATTGATTTAATGGTTTCTCAGCTAAATCGAAAATATCAACATCCATATCATGACTATCAAATTGACCTACTAAATATTTCGCCAATGCATTTGTATGTGAGCCAACTTGTGCGCTTCCTACAATAATAAGTCCTTTCATTATTTAAAAACTCCTCTTTAATTAATTATTCTGCTCTTCTTTTAAAAACTTCATAATTGCTTTACCAACACCACTATTTTCATTCGTATCAGTAACGTATTTAGCAATCGCCTTCACTTCAGGTATTGCATTCTCCATAGCAACTGGATAACCAACGCGCTCTAACATCGACGCGTCATTCAAGTTATCGCCTAATGCCATCACATCTTGTAAATCGATGTTAAGTTTATTCGCAATCGTTTCAAGTGCAATCCCTTTTTGCGCTTCCGAATGTGTGATTTCTAAGTTACCTCGCGAAGATGAGGAAATCGCTAAACTTGGAATAGCTGCGAGTTCAGCACCAATGGCTTTAATCTTTTCTAAGTCAGGATTAAAGGCCAATACTTTCATAATTAATTCACCAGGTACATCTTCAATATCTTCATAACTGTTTACCACTTTTAGTGAACCATTATCAATACGTTTTTTAATTCCTGCTTTAATCTTTTCAACATCTGCTTCTTGACCCGCTTGTTTAGCGATATCAATGTAAATATCTAGATCACGCGTAGGATCTTCTGTATAAATCCCTCTATTAGTATAGATTTGGTAATACACATTATCTTTATTCAAGATAGATTTAATACGTTCCACCAATTCATGATTTAAATGTGACGTGCTCATAATATTATGAGACTCATCACGCACTTCAGCCCCATTTAAACAGATATACGGCACAACCAAATCCGTATCCGCGATAGGCGTACTCGCTTCATAGAACGCACGTCCTGTCGCAATGACGACCGTAATCCCTTGAGATTGCGCATATTTAATGGCATCAATATTTTCCTGGGAAATTTCATGGGCTGCATTTAACAATGTGCCATCCATATCTGTTGCTATTAATTTAATCATACAGTTACCTCGTTTCATCGACTTGAACCCTATCAATCTTCTTTTTTGAAAAAGGGCGTTTGCTTAACAAAACTATGAAATTTTAAACTTTAAATTCAGTGTTTATTTTAACAAATTTACGACAGTTTGTACGCTTAAATGTTTGACTTAGACTTCTTCGCACGCAGTTCTCGGAAAAAGCTACGCAACAAATCGCCACATTCATTTTCAAGAACGCCTGTAACTACCGTGGCTCTATGATTAAAATGAGGTTCTTCGAGTAAATTCATTAAACTGCCACTGCATCCGCCTTTAGGATCCATGGCACCGAATACTACTTTAGGGATGCGACTCATTACAATCGCGCCGGCACACATCACACATGGTTCAAGCGTGACATACAGCGTACAGTCTTCCAAACGCCAACTTCCCACCACTTTCGAGGCACGTTCAATTGCAATATGTTCTGCATGGGCAGTCGGCTGTTGTGCAGTTTCTCTTAAATTGTGAGCACGCGCTATAATTTCATTATCTTTTACAATAATGGCCCCAATGGGCACTTCGCCAAGCTGTTGCGCTTTCTTTGCTTCTTCAATTGCTAAATTCATGTAATATTCATCATTTGCCATGTGTGTCCCTACCTCACTTGTGATACAATACTCATTGTCTATTTTAACATTTGGAGATGTGATTATGAATAAACCATTTATCGCAATCGAAGGTCCTATCGGTGTAGGTAAGTCTTCTTTAGCTCATAAACTTAGCCAAACTTTGAATTATTATGAAGAAAAAGAAATTATTGACGAGAACCCCTTTTTATCAGACTTTTACGATGACATTTCTAAATGGAGCTTTCAAACGGAAATGTTCTTCTTATGTAATCGCTATAAGCAAGCTAAAGATATTGCAAAAATGACGCAAGGCGTTGTCAGTGATTATCACATTTATAAAAATAAGATTTTTGCTCGTAATACGTTAAATGATGCAGAATTTGATAAGTTCAATCGCATTTTTGATATTTTGACGGAAGATATTGAAATGCCAAATATGATTATTTTCTTAGATGCTGATTTAAGTATTTTGAAAAAGCGTATTGCCAAACGTAATCGTAGCTTTGAACATCAAATTGAAGATGATTACTTATTAAATTTAAAAAGAGATTATTTAGCATTGTATAAAGCGCTGAAACAAGAAGGCGCAAATGTTGTATTAATTAATACGAGTGATATTGATTTTGTTAATAATGAAGCAGATTATCAGTATATTTTAGAACAAATTAAACCAATGATAGGAGATAGTGGACATGAATAATTATGGCGTACCTCAGAATGCGATTATTACGATTGCTGGAACGGTGGGTGTAGGAAAGTCAACATTGACGCAAGCATTAGCTGACAAATTGAATTTTAAGACTTCTTTTGAAAATGTAGATCATAATCCTTATTTAGATAAATTTTATGATGATTTTGAACGTTGGAGTTTCCATTTACAAATTTATTTTTTAGCAGAACGTTTTAAAGAACAAAAGCGTATGTTTGAATATGGTGGCGGATTTATTCAAGATCGTTCTATTTATGAAGATGTGGATATTTTTGCGAAGATGCATGAAGAACAAGGAACGATGAGTAAAGATGACTTTAAGACGTATTCGGAGTTATTTAATGCAATGGTAATGACGCCATATTTTCCAAAGCCAGATGTATTGATTTATTTAGAATGTGATTATGATGAGGTAATAGAGCGTATTGAGCGTCGTGGTCGTGATATGGAAATTAATACAGATCCTGAGTATTGGCAAAAGCTGTTTAAGCGTTATGAAGAATGGATTAATAACTTTAATGCGTGTCCGGTGGTTCGCATTAATATTAATGAGTATGATATTCATGAAGATCCTGATTCTTTAGACCCAATTATTGATAAAATTGCGCATATTATTAATACGTATCGCAATGTGGATAATAGGTAATTGAAAATGCCTGCACAATCAATTGAATTGTGCAGGCGTTTTGTGTATTGACGTAGTTCTAAAATGGATTTAACTCATTTTGTTGCGACGCTTTCTTGCGGGAAAGGCTTAAGCCTGTAGTCTTAAGCTCTTTCTTTTCCTCCAAGAGTCGCGCAACGTCATTCGTTATTCATCTTAGAACTACTTACTCAAACGGAAATTCACATTTATTAACTTTTTTATATGTTCAAACATTAATACTCTATAATTATTTTTCGCTGTGTTGTTTTAGTATTTTAGGGACGTCTACGGCAGTGTCGATGATATAGTCTGCGTCTTCTAGTTCATCTTTTTTAGCGATACCACTTAATACGCCGATTGCTAGTCCTAATTCTGCATTTACTTTTGTTTTCATGTCATTATTCGTATCTCCTACGATCACCACTTCTGCAGGTCTAACATTATAGTGATCGAATAATGGATTGAGTACTGCTGGATTTGGTTTTTCAGCAGCATGTGTTTCAGTAGAGATAACTAAGTCAAAGGCATCTTTTGAATTTGTATCTTCTAAAAATTGCATGACGCCTTTTCGAGAATCACTTGTAACGATACCAATTTTGTAGCCCTCATTTTTCAGAGCTTTAATAGTTTCATAAACGCCTTCAATCCAGTTATTCTCTGGAACACGAGTATCTACAAGCTCTTGACTTGTATTACGCGTCCAATCTGACACATCTTCACCAGCGATATTATTAAATGCTTTCACCACATCGTCAAGAGAACCTGAACCCATGACAGAATTCGGCACAATGGCATCATCAATCACACCAAGTTGACGATGCGCCGCTTCCTTATCAGCGATTGGAAATTTATCTAAAAAGCTATCTACAAGACGGACGCCAATCTTCTCCCAGCTCTTATCAAATTCAATTAATGTACCGTCTTTATCAAATAATATCCATTCCATTTCAACTAACACTCCTGCCACCCATGATTTATAACTCTTCTATTGTAATATAGATAGTTATGATTCGCATAGGAATGTGAAATGCTTGTGCATAAAGTTGAGTTTTTTAGTTATTATTTTTTTGATTATTACGTTCTTCTCTAAATTTTCTACGACGTGACTCTTCCTTAGATACCCCATATTCAAATTTCTCTGGATTTTCTTTCGCTTCGTTTACACCTTGTTTGGCACCTTTAATAAATTCTTTAATTGCACGAATAATCATAATATTTATCACCTTTCTTTTATTTTTAAAAATAGGACTTGTTACTTACAACAACAATATAACATTTGAACGTGTTATTTCATCTAAAAATTTGATTTTTTATAAAAATAAGTAGTTTACAACTATTATGTGTGGGTAAAATTATATTGTAGTTATTCAACTTCATAATTCGTTAAAGCTTCCCCCATTAGTCAATAGATTAGTGGGGGCCTTATTTGTATATTAGCCAGTATATAGGTTTTAAGTCTTATAGTTACCTGCGTCTTAGTACCGATTACTTTACCACTTTAATACGTTAAACTATTTAAAAATGATTAAAGGTGCAAATAAATTATGAATACTTCATTTAATAAATCTAAAATAAATATTTTATTTATTATAAGCGCGTTGTCTTTCTTAGTCATTGTTTTAGGCATGCGACTTCACACGTTGTTGATAAATATTATAGATAAAACTTCTTTCAATTGGTTCTTACATACATTTGGCGAGCCACAAATGAATTATCAAGGTCATTGGTTTAACGATTATATGACTATAGTGGCGACTTATGGAGATATAGTCACTTTTGTTATTTTAACTATTGTCATTGCGATGATAGTATTTTTCAAACGTCATTTTATACTATCTCTTTGGCTACTATTAACTGTAGCATCGGGCGGAGTTGTAGGTATCCTGCTTAAAGATGTATTACATCGAGCTCGTCCTTACGATCATTTATCTATTGATGCTGGATTTTCTTTCCCTAGTGGCCATTCATTGGCTAGTACGCTAGTTATTATGATTATAGTGTTGTTCTTTGTTCCGAAAATTCACAGCCAACTATTAAAATGGTCATTAACTTCAATATTGATTATTGCTTGGATGAGTATCTTATTCTCAAGACTTTACTTCCATGCCCATTATTTAACAGATGTATTAGGAGGCGTTACATTTAGTCTATCTTGGGGCTTTGGCTTTATGATTTTATATCAACGTTTTGCGGTGAAATGGAATCAATTAAATATTTTTAGAAAAAATAAAAATTACCACGTTTCAAATTTATAATTCTTAATTAAAAAATACCTCCTAAATGTTAGAATTCCATCTAACTTTTGGGAGGTATTTACTATACAATTTAACAACTTATTTAGGTTCGCCGTGTACAAGAATACCACTTACTAAATCGATAACTTTTTTAATGAAACCGAATACGTCTGCCATTTGATTCCACTCCTTATATATTTATCTTATACCTTAAGTTTAACTTTCTTTATAAGTTTTTGGCATTTCTTGCGTAAATGATTATTTAAGATGCAAATCTGTCGTTAAAATAATTATTTCAACTCAATCGAAATCAGTTCTTCTACATAACTGTCTTTCACTTCGTAAACGACTGGGTTACTTTTTAATTTAACTAATTTATCTTCATATTTAGAAATTACTTCATTAACCTTATTTCTTGAATAACCGACAATATCTTTCACTTCTTTTATACTTATTCTTGAATACTTACTTCCAAACACTTTGTCTTGAAGCAATACAAACAGAACATCTAAATCATATTTATTTAATGTTTGTTGATCGAGTGATTTTGCTAATCTTGTAATTATTTTAATGTTATTTTCAAAAGTTTCTATAATATTGTTTTGACCTTCAATAAGTAATTGCATCATCTCATCGATAAAATTTGTTAATTCACCTTTATTAAAATAATCAGAGGCTTCTTCAAACGATTTATAATATTTATTTTTATTATTATTTACTACATATGAAAAAGTAAGAGCTGTAAAAGAATCTAAATTATCATTTAGTAGTTTTGCTAAAATATATCTTCCTACTCTTCCATTACCGTCATAAAAAGGATGTATATATTCAAACATGTAATGACTAGCTAAAATTTTGTAAATTGCCGGGGCCTCATAATGCTTAATAAAATTTATCAATATCGTCAAATATTCAAAAATTTCTGGTTCATTAAATTCATTTCTATGTACCCATTTACTTTTTGAATTATCATAAACTCCAATTGAATTTTTTCTAAATAAATTTCCATCAGGCAAATCAGTTTCTTTAATTTCAGATGAAACAACAGAATCAAAAATTTTACGTATATCTGATACCGAATTAAAAGATACATTACCATTTTCCAACATAATATACTGATTAACTAACCCATCGAAACGTTTATTTTCGCCTTTAGTTTTATTTAAAGAAGCAGCGATTTCTTTTTTCGTACTTTTCACATTTTCAATTTCATTAGTACTTTGTAGCTCATTTATTAATAAATGTTTTATGTAAGAATCATTCGCGATTTTAGGTAACGAAGCAGAAAGTTGCTTAATTCTATCTGAATTCTTTAAAACCTTTTCTAAACGAATACATAATGCACGATTTATAACAAAAAATAAGGGATATTTAATTTCTATTCTTTGTTTTTCATCTTGTATTGGATGAATTATAAAATCTATTACATAACTTGAATAACTATTTATTCTCATATTATATTCAGTTTCAATACTATCCCAACCATACATATGAAAAAGCTTTTTAAGCGATTTATACTCCAATTAAATACCTCCTTACTTATCATGAGATTTATAATTAAAATTATTATACTACTTTCTTAAATACTAC encodes:
- a CDS encoding YSIRK-type signal peptide-containing protein (The YSIRK form of extended signal peptide directs nascent proteins to the cross-wall site, while signal peptides lacking YSIRK direct proteins instead to the cell pole. A large fraction of YSIRK proteins are surface proteins anchored by sortase-mediated processing of a C-terminal LPXTG motif.) gives rise to the protein MKNRQGFLPNILNKYAIRKFSVGTASLLIGATLVFGAGNVARADELDKITTQSDTNKDKSEAVDINELTNSGQTESNVTEEQPDNTSNQTTENKTAVSSVENTSEEKKALLRLVMKPQIILHLIVKKALHKIQVQHKIVKNKVKQLQMKR
- a CDS encoding phosphatase PAP2 family protein; this translates as MNTSFNKSKINILFIISALSFLVIVLGMRLHTLLINIIDKTSFNWFLHTFGEPQMNYQGHWFNDYMTIVATYGDIVTFVILTIVIAMIVFFKRHFILSLWLLLTVASGGVVGILLKDVLHRARPYDHLSIDAGFSFPSGHSLASTLVIMIIVLFFVPKIHSQLLKWSLTSILIIAWMSILFSRLYFHAHYLTDVLGGVTFSLSWGFGFMILYQRFAVKWNQLNIFRKNKNYHVSNL
- a CDS encoding Cof-type HAD-IIB family hydrolase; translation: MIKLIATDMDGTLLNAAHEISQENIDAIKYAQSQGITVVIATGRAFYEASTPIADTDLVVPYICLNGAEVRDESHNIMSTSHLNHELVERIKSILNKDNVYYQIYTNRGIYTEDPTRDLDIYIDIAKQAGQEADVEKIKAGIKKRIDNGSLKVVNSYEDIEDVPGELIMKVLAFNPDLEKIKAIGAELAAIPSLAISSSSRGNLEITHSEAQKGIALETIANKLNIDLQDVMALGDNLNDASMLERVGYPVAMENAIPEVKAIAKYVTDTNENSGVGKAIMKFLKEEQNN
- a CDS encoding deoxynucleoside kinase; translation: MNKPFIAIEGPIGVGKSSLAHKLSQTLNYYEEKEIIDENPFLSDFYDDISKWSFQTEMFFLCNRYKQAKDIAKMTQGVVSDYHIYKNKIFARNTLNDAEFDKFNRIFDILTEDIEMPNMIIFLDADLSILKKRIAKRNRSFEHQIEDDYLLNLKRDYLALYKALKQEGANVVLINTSDIDFVNNEADYQYILEQIKPMIGDSGHE
- a CDS encoding deoxynucleoside kinase is translated as MNNYGVPQNAIITIAGTVGVGKSTLTQALADKLNFKTSFENVDHNPYLDKFYDDFERWSFHLQIYFLAERFKEQKRMFEYGGGFIQDRSIYEDVDIFAKMHEEQGTMSKDDFKTYSELFNAMVMTPYFPKPDVLIYLECDYDEVIERIERRGRDMEINTDPEYWQKLFKRYEEWINNFNACPVVRININEYDIHEDPDSLDPIIDKIAHIINTYRNVDNR
- a CDS encoding HAD family hydrolase, with product MEWILFDKDGTLIEFDKSWEKIGVRLVDSFLDKFPIADKEAAHRQLGVIDDAIVPNSVMGSGSLDDVVKAFNNIAGEDVSDWTRNTSQELVDTRVPENNWIEGVYETIKALKNEGYKIGIVTSDSRKGVMQFLEDTNSKDAFDLVISTETHAAEKPNPAVLNPLFDHYNVRPAEVVIVGDTNNDMKTKVNAELGLAIGVLSGIAKKDELEDADYIIDTAVDVPKILKQHSEK
- a CDS encoding Fic family protein, producing the protein MEYKSLKKLFHMYGWDSIETEYNMRINSYSSYVIDFIIHPIQDEKQRIEIKYPLFFVINRALCIRLEKVLKNSDRIKQLSASLPKIANDSYIKHLLINELQSTNEIENVKSTKKEIAASLNKTKGENKRFDGLVNQYIMLENGNVSFNSVSDIRKIFDSVVSSEIKETDLPDGNLFRKNSIGVYDNSKSKWVHRNEFNEPEIFEYLTILINFIKHYEAPAIYKILASHYMFEYIHPFYDGNGRVGRYILAKLLNDNLDSFTALTFSYVVNNNKNKYYKSFEEASDYFNKGELTNFIDEMMQLLIEGQNNIIETFENNIKIITRLAKSLDQQTLNKYDLDVLFVLLQDKVFGSKYSRISIKEVKDIVGYSRNKVNEVISKYEDKLVKLKSNPVVYEVKDSYVEELISIELK
- a CDS encoding NADPH-dependent FMN reductase, whose amino-acid sequence is MKGLIIVGSAQVGSHTNALAKYLVGQFDSHDMDVDIFDLAEKPLNQLDFSGTTPSVDEIKANTKEFQEKTMKADFLILGTPNYHGSYSGILKNALDHVNMDYFKMKPVGLIGNSGGIVSSEPLSHLRVIVRSLLGIAVPTQIATHDSDYGKLDDGTLYLDDDQFQLRAKLFVDQIVSFVNNSPYEHLK
- the tadA gene encoding tRNA adenosine(34) deaminase TadA — encoded protein: MANDEYYMNLAIEEAKKAQQLGEVPIGAIIVKDNEIIARAHNLRETAQQPTAHAEHIAIERASKVVGSWRLEDCTLYVTLEPCVMCAGAIVMSRIPKVVFGAMDPKGGCSGSLMNLLEEPHFNHRATVVTGVLENECGDLLRSFFRELRAKKSKSNI